In Caldisericia bacterium, a genomic segment contains:
- the def gene encoding peptide deformylase, with amino-acid sequence MREIILIGNPILRKKSQPVKKVDKYIERLVDEMKKILLKSEIPAVGLSAPQIGELLRVIIYREEDKIHTIINPKILKKEGKIVIEEGCLSIPGVYGDVERANKILVSGISLTGKKIEIEKEGLPAVIIQHEIDHLDGILFIDRVKDIKTLRVEEGYKIPEELLNKV; translated from the coding sequence GTGAGAGAGATTATATTAATTGGTAATCCAATTTTAAGAAAAAAATCTCAACCTGTAAAAAAGGTAGATAAATATATTGAAAGGTTAGTTGATGAGATGAAAAAAATACTTTTAAAAAGTGAAATTCCAGCAGTTGGTCTTTCTGCACCTCAAATTGGAGAACTTTTAAGAGTAATAATATATAGAGAGGAAGATAAAATTCACACAATTATTAATCCTAAAATTTTAAAAAAAGAGGGAAAAATTGTAATTGAAGAAGGATGCCTTTCAATTCCAGGAGTTTATGGTGATGTAGAGAGAGCAAACAAAATTTTGGTTTCAGGAATTTCTTTAACTGGAAAGAAGATTGAAATAGAAAAAGAGGGTTTGCCTGCTGTTATTATTCAACATGAAATAGATCATTTGGATGGAATTTTATTTATTGATAGAGTAAAAGATATTAAAACATTAAGAGTTGAAGAAGGATATAAAATTCCAGAGGAGCTTTTAAATAAAGTTTAA
- the fmt gene encoding methionyl-tRNA formyltransferase produces the protein MKIVFFGSDSFSLPFLEELYKKGFEITLVITTPDKPKGRGLKIEETPTKKFAKEIGLNFIEVDKFKNFFELIEKNKGDIGVVVSFGKIIPQRVLNIFEKGIINVHPSLLPKYRGPNPIRWQILNGEKKSGITIIKLTKEVDAGPILTQKEISVEESDNYTNLTKKLIEIGKEALIEALELIEEGKESWIEQKGESTYAPKFENDFEKLDFKMDGEYLRRKILSLSLEPGAYAFFREKRVKILDASLLNNQIQGEAGEIVFVDKNSFGIKTLNKILIPKLVKVEGKREMSIKEFINGYKPKVHEKFY, from the coding sequence ATGAAAATAGTTTTTTTTGGCTCAGACTCTTTTTCTCTTCCATTTTTAGAAGAGTTATATAAAAAAGGTTTTGAAATTACTCTTGTTATAACAACTCCAGATAAACCAAAGGGAAGAGGTTTAAAAATTGAGGAGACACCAACAAAAAAATTTGCAAAGGAAATTGGTTTAAATTTCATTGAGGTTGATAAATTTAAAAATTTTTTTGAACTAATTGAAAAAAATAAAGGAGATATTGGAGTTGTTGTTTCTTTTGGAAAAATAATTCCTCAGAGAGTTTTAAATATTTTTGAGAAAGGAATAATAAATGTTCATCCATCTCTTCTTCCTAAATATAGAGGTCCAAATCCTATAAGATGGCAAATTTTAAATGGAGAAAAAAAGAGTGGAATAACAATAATAAAATTGACAAAAGAGGTTGATGCTGGACCAATTTTAACTCAAAAAGAGATTTCAGTTGAAGAAAGTGATAATTACACAAACTTAACAAAAAAGTTAATTGAAATTGGAAAAGAAGCGCTAATTGAGGCTCTTGAATTAATAGAGGAAGGAAAAGAGAGTTGGATTGAACAAAAAGGAGAATCAACATATGCACCTAAATTTGAGAATGATTTTGAAAAACTTGACTTTAAAATGGATGGAGAATACTTAAGAAGAAAAATTCTATCACTTTCTCTTGAACCAGGAGCATATGCTTTTTTTAGAGAAAAAAGAGTAAAAATTTTAGATGCTTCACTTTTAAATAATCAAATTCAAGGAGAAGCAGGAGAAATAGTTTTTGTTGATAAAAATTCATTTGGAATTAAAACTTTAAATAAAATTCTTATTCCTAAATTAGTAAAAGTTGAGGGTAAAAGAGAGATGAGTATTAAAGAGTTTATAAATGGATATAAACCAAAAGTTCATGAAAAATTTTATTAA
- the glnA gene encoding type I glutamate--ammonia ligase has translation MDKSDVLKLVKEKNVVFIRLQFTDILGIPKNVEIPSSELPYVLDNGVLFDGSSIEGFVRIQESDMLLLPDPDTFAILPWTIGGGTVARLICDVLNPDGTPFEGDPRYILKKEMKKVKDEFGYVLNAGPEAEFFLFKKDQFGKPTTITHDHGSYFDMLPIDLGEKVREEIVTTLKEMGFEVETAHHEVAEGQHEIDFRYSDALRTADNVITFKLVTKTIALKYGLHATFMPKPVYGINGSGMHTHLSLFKNGENIFYDKNGKYELSKEALYFIGGILKHAKGITFIANPTVNSYKRIVPGYEAPVYISWALRNRSALIRIPSATGIGRRIEFRSPDPSCNPYLAFAVILAAGIDGIRNKIDPGEPTNIDIYNMTDEERKKLGIESLPGNLMEAMEEFLKDDVLKSALTEHVIEKLVEAKKEEWDSFRTHVTDWEIERYLEIY, from the coding sequence AGGAATTCCTAAAAATGTTGAAATACCTTCTTCAGAACTTCCATATGTTCTTGATAATGGAGTTTTATTTGATGGTTCATCAATTGAAGGTTTTGTGAGAATTCAAGAGTCAGATATGCTTCTTTTACCAGATCCAGACACATTTGCAATTCTTCCATGGACAATTGGTGGAGGAACAGTTGCAAGATTGATTTGTGATGTTTTAAATCCAGATGGCACACCATTTGAAGGGGATCCAAGATATATTCTTAAAAAAGAGATGAAAAAAGTAAAAGATGAGTTTGGTTATGTATTAAATGCAGGACCAGAAGCAGAATTTTTCCTATTTAAAAAAGATCAATTTGGAAAACCAACAACAATAACACATGATCATGGAAGTTATTTTGATATGCTTCCAATTGATCTCGGTGAAAAAGTAAGGGAAGAGATTGTTACAACTCTTAAAGAGATGGGATTTGAAGTTGAAACAGCACATCATGAAGTAGCAGAAGGACAACATGAGATTGATTTTAGATATTCAGATGCTTTACGAACCGCAGACAATGTTATTACATTTAAACTTGTAACAAAAACGATTGCTTTAAAATATGGACTACATGCAACATTTATGCCTAAACCTGTTTATGGAATAAATGGTTCTGGAATGCATACACATTTATCTTTATTTAAAAATGGAGAAAACATTTTTTATGACAAAAATGGAAAATATGAATTATCAAAAGAAGCACTCTATTTTATTGGAGGAATTTTAAAACATGCAAAAGGAATAACTTTCATTGCTAATCCAACAGTAAATTCATATAAAAGAATTGTTCCAGGTTATGAAGCACCAGTTTATATATCATGGGCATTAAGAAATAGATCTGCTTTAATTAGAATTCCATCTGCAACTGGTATTGGAAGAAGAATTGAATTTAGATCACCTGATCCATCATGTAATCCTTATCTTGCTTTTGCAGTAATTCTTGCAGCAGGAATTGATGGAATTAGAAATAAAATTGACCCAGGAGAGCCAACTAATATTGATATTTACAATATGACAGATGAAGAAAGAAAAAAACTCGGAATTGAGAGTCTACCAGGAAATTTAATGGAAGCAATGGAAGAGTTTTTAAAGGATGATGTTTTAAAGAGCGCTTTAACAGAACATGTCATTGAAAAATTAGTTGAAGCAAAGAAGGAGGAGTGGGATAGTTTTAGAACTCATGTAACTGATTGGGAGATAGAGAGATACTTAGAGATTTATTAA